One Herbaspirillum rubrisubalbicans genomic window carries:
- the rpsI gene encoding 30S ribosomal protein S9, producing MIGNYNYGTGRRKSAVARVFIKAGSGNIIVNGKPAAEYFSRETGLMVIRQPLELTGNVERFDIKVNVHGGGESGQAGAVRHGITRALIDYDAGLKSALSNAGFVTRDAREVERKKVGLRKARRAKQFSKR from the coding sequence ATGATCGGTAACTACAATTACGGAACCGGCCGTCGCAAGAGTGCAGTGGCGCGTGTTTTCATCAAGGCAGGTTCGGGCAACATCATCGTCAATGGCAAGCCCGCCGCTGAATACTTCTCCCGCGAAACCGGCCTGATGGTGATCCGTCAGCCGCTGGAACTGACCGGCAACGTCGAACGTTTCGACATCAAGGTGAACGTCCACGGTGGCGGCGAATCCGGCCAGGCCGGCGCTGTGCGCCACGGCATCACCCGTGCTCTGATCGACTACGATGCAGGCCTGAAGTCGGCTCTGTCCAACGCAGGCTTCGTCACCCGTGACGCACGTGAAGTCGAACGTAAGAAGGTTGGTCTGCGCAAGGCACGTCGCGCAAAGCAATTCTCGAAGCGTTAA
- the rplM gene encoding 50S ribosomal protein L13: MKTFSAKAHEVQREWFVIDATDLVLGRVASEVALRLRGKHKPEFTPHVDTGDFIVVVNAGKLRVTGTKATEKTYFRHSGYPGGIYETNFLKMQQRFPGRALEKAVKGMLPKGPLGYAMIKKLKVYADGNHPHSAQQPKPLAL; encoded by the coding sequence ATGAAGACCTTTTCCGCTAAAGCCCATGAGGTTCAGCGCGAGTGGTTCGTGATTGACGCGACGGACTTGGTCCTCGGACGTGTTGCCAGCGAAGTGGCACTCCGACTGCGCGGCAAGCACAAACCCGAATTCACTCCGCACGTCGATACCGGTGACTTCATCGTCGTCGTCAACGCAGGCAAGCTGCGCGTGACCGGCACCAAGGCCACTGAAAAGACCTATTTCCGCCACAGCGGTTATCCGGGCGGCATCTACGAAACCAACTTCCTGAAGATGCAACAGCGTTTCCCCGGCCGTGCGCTGGAGAAGGCCGTCAAGGGCATGTTGCCCAAGGGTCCGCTGGGCTACGCCATGATCAAGAAGCTGAAGGTCTATGCAGATGGCAACCATCCGCACTCGGCCCAGCAACCGAAACCCCTCGCCCTCTAA